A stretch of Caenorhabditis elegans chromosome IV DNA encodes these proteins:
- the F15B10.3 gene encoding BTB domain-containing protein (Confirmed by transcript evidence), producing the protein MFTIPFKLKVSMSSYFREKPIIMPSCEINLIFNDSEEPVTLRDTGIIMLVPVILRSVQSEFPDFENQDNVKVTSPLSIPFNKKAGVFLFEYIQKYVPPNDDTIHELTVVENYKEAGQKTLDELKEIIELANFFECTDFMECLGFVIGKKLEDKSVEEIAAYMGVECNAPGHFFDEADGWVHPPADAFQNVQ; encoded by the exons CCAATAATAATGCCATCCTGCGAGATCAATCTCATCTTCAATGACTCTGAGGAGCCAGTCACCCTACGTGATACGGGGATCATTATGCTAGTTCCAGTGATTCTTCGGTCGGTTCAGTCTGAG TTCCCCGACTTTGAGAATCAAGATAACGTCAAGGTTACTTCTCCACTTTCAATTCCGTTCAATAAGAAGGCAGGTGTCTTCCTCTTcgaatatattcaaaaatatgttccaCCAAATGATGATACAATCCACGAATTGACAGTCGTCGAGAACTACAAAGAAGCTGGACAGAAGACTTTGGATGAGCTCAAAGAAATCATTGAGCTAGCCAACTTCTTCGAGTGTACTGATTTCATGGAATGTTTGGGATTTGTGATCGGAAAGAAGTTGGAAGACAAATCAGTTGAGGAGATCGCTGCGTACATGGGTGTGGAATGTAATGCACCGGGACACTTTTTCGATGAAGCCGATGGATGGGTTCATCCACCAGCAGATGCATTCCAGAATGTCCAATAG
- the F15B10.3 gene encoding BTB domain-containing protein (Confirmed by transcript evidence) produces MPSCEINLIFNDSEEPVTLRDTGIIMLVPVILRSVQSEFPDFENQDNVKVTSPLSIPFNKKAGVFLFEYIQKYVPPNDDTIHELTVVENYKEAGQKTLDELKEIIELANFFECTDFMECLGFVIGKKLEDKSVEEIAAYMGVECNAPGHFFDEADGWVHPPADAFQNVQ; encoded by the exons ATGCCATCCTGCGAGATCAATCTCATCTTCAATGACTCTGAGGAGCCAGTCACCCTACGTGATACGGGGATCATTATGCTAGTTCCAGTGATTCTTCGGTCGGTTCAGTCTGAG TTCCCCGACTTTGAGAATCAAGATAACGTCAAGGTTACTTCTCCACTTTCAATTCCGTTCAATAAGAAGGCAGGTGTCTTCCTCTTcgaatatattcaaaaatatgttccaCCAAATGATGATACAATCCACGAATTGACAGTCGTCGAGAACTACAAAGAAGCTGGACAGAAGACTTTGGATGAGCTCAAAGAAATCATTGAGCTAGCCAACTTCTTCGAGTGTACTGATTTCATGGAATGTTTGGGATTTGTGATCGGAAAGAAGTTGGAAGACAAATCAGTTGAGGAGATCGCTGCGTACATGGGTGTGGAATGTAATGCACCGGGACACTTTTTCGATGAAGCCGATGGATGGGTTCATCCACCAGCAGATGCATTCCAGAATGTCCAATAG
- the nstp-2 gene encoding UDP-xylose and UDP-N-acetylglucosamine transporter (Confirmed by transcript evidence) — MNLMTFSTFLFISTVGLVSTSKFFTVKNQIPLKGYFKTVTMFFIVNVVNNQALNFHVPVPLHIIFRSGSLLATLILSVVMVGKSYSARKYISVFAITIGIVICTLATSTQGDSGLSMEEASKHYKEWTIGIIMLTFALLASAVLAIYQQQMYEKYGKHPDEAMFITHLISLPFFLIMGSDIVSAATKLSASAPHSVFPWLPSLWVDLIASCLLQYGCIKYVYQLNSRVDSLTVTLVVTLRKFLSLIVSIVYFKNPFTPQHWLGAILVFAGTLAFADIWGSQTANKQDEKKKQ, encoded by the exons ATGAACCTGATgacattttctacatttctctTCATCTCTACAGTAGGACTCGTCTCAACTTCCAAATTCTTCAcagttaaaaatcaaattccatTAAA aggtTATTTCAAGACGGTTACCATGTTCTTCATTGTCAATGTTGTCAATAATCAAGCTCTCAATTTCCATGTGCCTGTTCCACTTCATATCATCTTCAGATCG GGTTCTCTTCTTGCCACATTGATTCTCTCAGTTGTTATGGTTGGTAAAAGTTATTCTGCTCGGAAATACATTTCCGTATTCGCTATTACCATCGGAATTGTCATTTGCACACTTGCCACGTCAACACAAGGAGATTCGGGACTTTCGATGGAAGAAGCATCGAAACATTATAAGGAATGGACGATTGGAATTATTATGCTCACTTTTGCTCTATTGGCTTCAGCTGTTTTAGCAATCTATCAACAACAAATGTACGAGAAGTATGGGAAACATCCAGATGAAGCTATGTTCATTACT CATTTGATCTCACTTCCATTCTTCCTCATCATGGGAAGCGACATTGTGTCAGCGGCTACGAAACTTTCTGCCAGTGCTCCACATTCTGTATTCCCATGGCTTCCATCTCTCTGGGTTGATTTGATTGCAAGTTGTCTTCTTCA ATACGGATGCATCAAGTACGTCTATCAACTGAACTCTCGTGTTGATTCGCTCACCGTCACGCTGGTTGTTACTCTTCGGAAATTCCTCTCACTTATCGTTTCCATTGTCTATTTCAAGAATCCATTTACAC CTCAACATTGGCTTGGAGCCATTCTTGTCTTTGCTGGAACTCTTGCATTTGCTGATATTTGGGGAAGTCAAACTGCCAACAAGCaagatgagaagaagaaaCAGTAG
- the nstp-2 gene encoding UDP-xylose and UDP-N-acetylglucosamine transporter (Confirmed by transcript evidence), which yields MASAVAPIFGVLGSCMGCMVFVENIAKQEPSAMNLMTFSTFLFISTVGLVSTSKFFTVKNQIPLKGYFKTVTMFFIVNVVNNQALNFHVPVPLHIIFRSGSLLATLILSVVMVGKSYSARKYISVFAITIGIVICTLATSTQGDSGLSMEEASKHYKEWTIGIIMLTFALLASAVLAIYQQQMYEKYGKHPDEAMFITHLISLPFFLIMGSDIVSAATKLSASAPHSVFPWLPSLWVDLIASCLLQYGCIKYVYQLNSRVDSLTVTLVVTLRKFLSLIVSIVYFKNPFTPQHWLGAILVFAGTLAFADIWGSQTANKQDEKKKQ from the exons ATGGCATCGGCAGTTGCACCGATTTTCGGTGTACTTGGTAGTTGTATGGGATGTATGGTTTTTGTGGAGAACATCGCAAA aCAAGAGCCATCTGCCATGAACCTGATgacattttctacatttctctTCATCTCTACAGTAGGACTCGTCTCAACTTCCAAATTCTTCAcagttaaaaatcaaattccatTAAA aggtTATTTCAAGACGGTTACCATGTTCTTCATTGTCAATGTTGTCAATAATCAAGCTCTCAATTTCCATGTGCCTGTTCCACTTCATATCATCTTCAGATCG GGTTCTCTTCTTGCCACATTGATTCTCTCAGTTGTTATGGTTGGTAAAAGTTATTCTGCTCGGAAATACATTTCCGTATTCGCTATTACCATCGGAATTGTCATTTGCACACTTGCCACGTCAACACAAGGAGATTCGGGACTTTCGATGGAAGAAGCATCGAAACATTATAAGGAATGGACGATTGGAATTATTATGCTCACTTTTGCTCTATTGGCTTCAGCTGTTTTAGCAATCTATCAACAACAAATGTACGAGAAGTATGGGAAACATCCAGATGAAGCTATGTTCATTACT CATTTGATCTCACTTCCATTCTTCCTCATCATGGGAAGCGACATTGTGTCAGCGGCTACGAAACTTTCTGCCAGTGCTCCACATTCTGTATTCCCATGGCTTCCATCTCTCTGGGTTGATTTGATTGCAAGTTGTCTTCTTCA ATACGGATGCATCAAGTACGTCTATCAACTGAACTCTCGTGTTGATTCGCTCACCGTCACGCTGGTTGTTACTCTTCGGAAATTCCTCTCACTTATCGTTTCCATTGTCTATTTCAAGAATCCATTTACAC CTCAACATTGGCTTGGAGCCATTCTTGTCTTTGCTGGAACTCTTGCATTTGCTGATATTTGGGGAAGTCAAACTGCCAACAAGCaagatgagaagaagaaaCAGTAG